From the Oryzias latipes chromosome 22, ASM223467v1 genome, one window contains:
- the six4 gene encoding homeobox protein SIX4, with protein sequence MSSSSAGEVTTANDIKRENVKEVDTRECIKLVALDAAELSMERTAPNTDAVRTELLVSAASSLAFSPEQVACVCEALQQGGNVDRLARFLWSLPQSDLLRGNESILKAQALVAFHQARYQELYSILENHSFSPSNHTFLQDLWYKARYTEAEKARGRPLGAVDKYRIRRKYPLPRTIWDGEETVYCFKERSRNALKDLYNQNRYPSPAEKRNLAKITGLSLTQVSNWFKNRRQRDRNPSEAQSKSESDGNHSTEDESSKGQEELSPRPLSNSSDGVITHGTLPIQSGSLDSGVVIQQIGDIKVPPGSGGGSLYNGSLATSNTPSTVFHNGSSYLSSPGNILFNGLNLGIQPLTFNPLRSSGGVLLSGSGLDMQMQSGQQKGLDSAEESSLQYHTYSGCLNGEDIKAEGVHTMAVQNGASSVLTFSSPSAALHLGGYNLVQVPSGVTDNDGSSLLNSDVGLPPLQLSSASSSSTITEQGSMPLNNVAVSSSSDDSFQHQDKLTMTSLHHSTILYSMSSSAQQPIKKEPLEAGMYSSYHHGLHLNPDGQISYTDPNSVEIASSHNTASTTDAVSSSSPEPEVYTTLTVSAPLMAQPDPNNHHLQSTEYLRTHEGRQGASSSHLIGPGINSNYMNLPESKVDGSGSGGMNEMVRAMCGEMEAAGGKELAKLQTVQMDEDMADL encoded by the exons ACTGACGCGGTGCGCACGGAGCTGTTGGTGAGCGCCGCTTCCTCTCTTGCGTTCTCTCCGGAGCAAGTAGCGTGCGTCTGCGAGGCGCTCCAACAGGGAGGCAATGTGGACCGGCTGGCCAGGTTCCTGTGGTCTCTGCCACAGAGCGACTTGCTCCGCGGCAACGAAAGCATCCTTAAAGCCCAAGCTCTAGTTGCTTTCCACCAGGCTCGGTATCAGGAGCTTTATAGTATTCTAGAGAACCACAGTTTCAGTCCGTCCAACCACACCTTTTTGCAAGATCTGTGGTACAAGGCCCGGTATACCGAGGCGGAGAAGGCGCGGGGAAGACCCCTGGGCGCCGTGGACAAGTACCGGATCCGGAGAAAGTACCCTCTCCCCAGGACTATCTGGGACGGCGAGGAGACTGTTTATTGTTTCAAGGAAAGGTCACGAAACGCGCTGAAGGATCTCTATAATCAAAATAGGTACCCGTCTCCAGCTGAGAAAAGAAACCTCGCCAAGATAACAGGACTCTCCCTGACCCAGGTCAGCAACTGGTTTAAAAACAGGAGGCAGAGAGACAGAAACCCTTCGGAGGCACAATCAAAAAG TGAATCCGATGGCAATCACAGCACAGAAGATGAGTCAAGTAAAGGCCAGGAGGAGCTATCCCCTCGGCCGCTCTCCAACTCTTCCGATGGAGTGATAACTCATGGGACCCTTCCCATTCAGTCGGGATCTCTGGACAGTGGTGTTGTTATCCAACAGATCGGGGACATTAAGGTGCCTCCAGGATCCGGTGGTGGCAGCCTCTACAATGGAAGTCTAGCAACCAGTAACACACCCTCCACTGTATTTCACAATGGTTCGTCTTACCTTTCTTCCCCTGGAAACATCCTCTTCAATGGACTCAACCTGGGCATTCAGCCCTTGACGTTTAACCCACTGAGGTCGTCTGGTGGGGTGCTTCTAAGCGGCTCTGGACTGGACATGCAGATGCAGAGTGGACAGCAAAAAGGACTGGACAGTGCTGAGGAGTCCTCCTTACAGTACCACACCTACTCCGGCTGTTTAAACGGGGAAGACATCAAGGCAGAAGGGGTTCACACCATGGCGGTCCAGAATGGAGCCTCCTCTGTGCTGACTTTCAGTTCTCCATCAGCTGCTTTACATCTGGGTGGCTACAATCTAGTCCAGGTACCAAGTGGAGTGACAGACAATGATGGCAGCTCACTGCTCAACAGTGATGTAGGTCTTCCTCCCTTGCAACTTTCTTCGGCGTCGTCTTCTTCAACAATTACAGAACAAG GTTCCATGCCTCTGAATAACGTAGCAGTGTCCTCCTCCAGCGATGATTCATTCCAGCACCAGGACAAGCTGACCATGACGTCTCTGCACCACAGCACCATCCTCTACAGTATGAGCAGCAGtgcccagcagccaatcaaaaaGGAGCCCTTAGAAGCAGGAATGTACTCCTCGTACCACCACGGGCTCCACCTGAACCCTGACGGTCAGATCAGCTACACAGACCCCAACTCAGTGGAGATTGCCTCAAGTCACAATACCGCCTCCACTACTGATGCTGTCAGCTCGTCCAGCCCCGAGCCAGAAGTCTACACCACCCTGACTGTCAGCGCACCACTGATGGCTCAACCAGACCCTAACAACCACCACCTCCAATCCACAGAGTACCTCAGGACCCACGAGGGGCGACAAGGAGCCTCATCTTCACACCTGATTGGTCCTGGTATTAACAGCAACTATATGAACCTTCCTGAGAGTAAAGTAGATGGATCAGGGTCTGGAGGCATGAATGAAATGGTGCGGGCGATGTGCGGCGAGATGGAAGCGGCGGGAGGCAAGGAGCTAGCCAAACTACAGACAGTGCAGATGGATGAAGACATGGCTGACCTTTAA